A part of Desulfobacter sp. genomic DNA contains:
- the dapB gene encoding dihydrodipicolinate reductase: MTPIPIMINGLPGNVARIIAAGALSDQRFDLVPFSLTGADVQPASVTVGQVEINLVKPDTRNDKIKEILAAYPGLVAVDYTHPTAVNANAEFYTANGIPFVMGTTGGDREKLEATVNQAGTPAVISPNMAKQIVGFQAMMEYAAKTFPGLFSGYTLEVKESHQQGKADTSGTAKAIVSCFNGLGVDFKVSDIQQIRDPEVQEKEWGIPKEHLGGHGWHTYTLRAGDGSSLFEFTHNINGRDIYIGGTLDAVAFLSRLPKGETKRLFTMIDVMTREKQMP; this comes from the coding sequence ATGACCCCCATCCCAATTATGATCAACGGACTGCCCGGCAACGTGGCACGTATTATCGCAGCGGGTGCACTGTCAGACCAGCGGTTTGACCTTGTCCCCTTCTCTCTCACCGGTGCGGATGTCCAACCCGCCTCGGTCACCGTCGGCCAGGTCGAAATCAACCTGGTCAAACCGGACACCAGGAACGACAAGATAAAGGAGATCCTGGCGGCCTACCCCGGCCTGGTCGCAGTGGACTACACCCACCCCACGGCCGTAAACGCCAATGCCGAATTTTACACCGCAAATGGCATCCCCTTTGTCATGGGCACCACCGGCGGAGACAGGGAAAAGCTTGAAGCAACCGTCAACCAGGCCGGTACACCGGCCGTTATCTCCCCCAACATGGCCAAACAGATTGTGGGATTCCAGGCCATGATGGAATACGCCGCCAAAACCTTTCCCGGCCTGTTCAGCGGCTATACCCTGGAAGTGAAAGAAAGCCACCAGCAGGGCAAGGCAGACACCTCAGGCACGGCCAAGGCAATTGTCTCCTGTTTCAACGGCCTGGGGGTGGATTTCAAGGTCTCCGATATCCAGCAGATCCGGGACCCGGAAGTCCAGGAAAAAGAATGGGGCATTCCCAAAGAGCACCTGGGGGGCCACGGATGGCACACCTATACCCTGAGGGCCGGCGACGGTTCTTCTCTTTTTGAATTCACCCACAATATCAACGGCAGGGATATTTATATCGGCGGCACCCTTGACGCTGTTGCCTTCCTCTCCCGGCTCCCAAAAGGCGAAACAAAACGCCTGTTCACCATGATCGACGTTATGACCCGGGAAAAACAAATGCCATGA
- a CDS encoding 4Fe-4S dicluster domain-containing protein — MIHNTKAHKFGMLIDLDKCTGCGSCMVSCMAENNVPFKEDESRKKDSITWMRVYKLTNGKSFPDTEVVYMPRPCQHCSGIGDHGHSPCVSVCPATATDYGYDTGIVSQIYTRCFGCRYCMGACPYHARYFNWWDPKWPEGMENYLSPNVSPRMRGVVEKCSFCYHRYQLAKDKAYAEEREIEEMEYQTACTTACPAGAITFGDLNNPAHKVTQIVKPDPHPVPGNPKVVGKSRNPKVFRLLERLGTNTKVYYMSEREWVRKAGDNYLDGEWDKVKNHHGAETSHG, encoded by the coding sequence ATGATACATAATACAAAAGCACATAAGTTCGGAATGTTGATTGATCTGGACAAATGCACCGGATGCGGTTCCTGCATGGTGTCGTGCATGGCGGAGAACAACGTTCCGTTTAAAGAAGATGAATCCCGGAAAAAGGACAGCATCACCTGGATGCGGGTCTATAAGCTGACCAACGGCAAGTCCTTTCCCGATACAGAAGTGGTATACATGCCCCGGCCCTGCCAGCACTGCAGCGGCATCGGCGACCACGGCCATTCCCCCTGCGTCTCCGTATGCCCGGCAACCGCCACCGACTACGGGTACGACACCGGAATTGTCAGCCAGATATACACCCGTTGCTTCGGCTGCCGGTACTGCATGGGTGCCTGCCCCTACCATGCCAGGTATTTTAACTGGTGGGATCCCAAATGGCCCGAAGGCATGGAAAACTACCTGAGCCCCAATGTCTCTCCCCGTATGCGCGGGGTCGTTGAAAAATGCTCCTTCTGCTACCACAGATACCAGCTGGCCAAGGACAAAGCCTATGCGGAGGAACGGGAAATTGAAGAGATGGAATACCAGACCGCATGCACCACGGCATGCCCGGCCGGTGCCATCACCTTCGGCGACCTGAACAACCCCGCCCACAAGGTTACCCAGATCGTTAAACCCGATCCCCATCCGGTTCCCGGCAACCCCAAGGTTGTTGGGAAATCAAGAAATCCCAAGGTTTTCAGGCTGCTTGAGCGTCTGGGAACCAACACCAAGGTCTACTACATGTCCGAGCGTGAATGGGTGAGGAAAGCCGGCGATAACTATCTTGACGGCGAATGGGATAAGGTAAAGAACCATCATGGGGCTGAAACCTCCCATGGTTAA
- a CDS encoding Na/Pi cotransporter family protein: MDIAGILIKTLGGLGLFVLGMKMMTEGLQATAGQRIRNILEAISSNRILGCITGAGVTALVQSSSATTVMLIGFVSAGIMSLQQAVGVVIGANVGTTITGQLIAFKLTKAALPAIALGVGLKYFSKKRRWRHIGDIVLGFGLLFFGMSVMKEGLSPIKTDPQFISFFTTFSTETVGGLLLCVAMGALLTVAVQSSSATVGLTMTLAGSGLLTFPTALALVLGENIGTTITAQLATLGSNNAEAHRTANAHTIFNVVGVAIILLIFPFFVDIVQTATLKMGAGPVDQSVNNEFINAARYIANGHTLFNVINAMVFLVLLPKLVQLTILISPNPSGVKERYRLPRFDANFMDSPIGALAKVKGEIIDWAEYVRVNIKKVSTCLSQRDDDILGEREAVETHIDDCQKIIISYLTTIYQGEVNEPEAKEISEMMRIVNNIERLGDAMENISKMLEKVYDANIRFSHEATRDLKAISAEVDRFVEMVFNEMTEKTPGFYEKALALEDRIDQMRENMRSQHIQRLRNDDCSVDAGVFFIALVSSYEKMGDYCYNIATGVNRII; encoded by the coding sequence GTGGACATCGCAGGTATACTGATCAAAACCCTGGGCGGACTGGGGTTGTTTGTTCTCGGGATGAAAATGATGACCGAGGGGCTCCAGGCCACTGCCGGGCAGCGGATACGAAATATTCTTGAGGCCATATCTTCCAACAGGATCCTGGGCTGCATCACCGGAGCCGGTGTCACGGCACTGGTGCAGTCCTCTTCAGCCACCACCGTCATGCTCATCGGTTTTGTCAGTGCCGGTATCATGTCCCTGCAACAGGCGGTGGGGGTGGTTATCGGTGCAAATGTCGGCACCACCATTACCGGGCAACTCATTGCCTTTAAACTGACCAAGGCAGCTCTGCCGGCCATTGCCCTGGGCGTTGGACTGAAGTATTTTTCAAAAAAGCGGCGCTGGCGCCATATCGGCGATATTGTTCTCGGATTCGGTCTGCTGTTTTTCGGCATGAGCGTGATGAAAGAGGGGCTGTCGCCCATTAAAACCGATCCCCAGTTCATCTCGTTTTTTACCACTTTCTCAACAGAGACGGTGGGGGGGCTCCTGCTCTGTGTCGCCATGGGCGCCCTGCTTACAGTGGCGGTCCAGTCATCTTCGGCAACCGTGGGGCTGACCATGACCCTGGCCGGTTCGGGCCTGCTGACCTTTCCCACGGCCCTGGCCCTGGTGCTGGGAGAAAATATCGGCACCACCATTACCGCCCAGCTGGCCACCCTGGGGTCGAATAATGCCGAGGCCCACCGCACGGCCAACGCCCATACCATTTTCAACGTGGTGGGGGTGGCCATTATCCTGCTTATATTTCCTTTTTTCGTTGATATCGTCCAGACCGCCACCCTGAAAATGGGCGCAGGTCCCGTGGACCAGTCGGTGAATAATGAATTTATCAATGCGGCCCGGTACATCGCCAACGGCCACACCCTGTTCAACGTGATAAATGCCATGGTGTTTCTGGTGCTTTTGCCTAAACTGGTCCAGTTGACCATCCTCATCTCTCCCAATCCCAGTGGCGTGAAGGAGCGGTACCGGCTGCCCAGGTTTGATGCCAATTTCATGGACTCGCCCATCGGTGCCCTGGCAAAGGTCAAAGGCGAGATCATTGACTGGGCAGAGTACGTCCGGGTAAACATTAAAAAGGTATCCACCTGCCTGTCCCAAAGGGATGATGATATCCTCGGGGAACGGGAGGCGGTGGAAACCCATATTGATGACTGCCAGAAAATCATTATTTCCTACCTGACCACCATCTACCAGGGGGAGGTCAATGAGCCGGAGGCCAAGGAAATTTCGGAAATGATGCGCATCGTGAATAATATCGAGCGGCTGGGAGATGCCATGGAAAATATTTCCAAAATGCTTGAAAAGGTCTATGACGCAAACATCCGTTTCAGCCATGAGGCCACCCGGGACCTGAAGGCGATTTCAGCCGAGGTGGACCGGTTTGTGGAGATGGTTTTTAATGAGATGACCGAAAAAACACCGGGGTTTTATGAAAAGGCCCTGGCACTGGAGGACCGCATAGACCAGATGAGGGAGAATATGCGTTCTCAGCATATCCAGCGGCTCAGGAACGATGATTGCTCCGTGGACGCCGGCGTCTTTTTTATCGCCCTTGTCTCCAGCTATGAGAAAATGGGGGATTACTGCTACAATATTGCCACGGGGGTAAACCGGATCATTTAA
- the nrfD gene encoding polysulfide reductase NrfD: protein MDSALIPEGAKRCEFPKFMLGIAVVGAVLLWGVYAMFLCWFKGLNQTNMNDYYGFALWIWADLAVIAIGGGAFFTGLLKYIFKIDELKNIINFAVIIGFICYSSALLILAIDIGQPLRGWFIFWHANVHSMLTEVAYCLSCYFAVLTIEFIPNILENRQLNKVSFFHHLAHNMHGVMAIFAATGAFLSFFHQGSLGGVAGVMFGRPFAVRESLLIWPWTFFLFTWSAAAFGPCFTLLVTKITEAITGKKLVGDKTVHLLAKISGWMITTYMVAKIIDTIYWATVTAPSLGFTLDHFYSNNAFYGYWILFAELIVCGLVPGLMLVVKSTRENPKMRLIAIILGVIGVCLNRWVMVLQVFAVPVMSFDNWALYIPSWQEVATTVLPVAYGIILIAVSYRYLPVFPQELELNKPAEAAAE from the coding sequence ATGGATTCTGCATTAATACCTGAAGGCGCAAAACGGTGCGAGTTTCCGAAGTTTATGCTCGGAATAGCCGTCGTGGGTGCCGTACTGCTCTGGGGCGTTTATGCCATGTTCCTCTGTTGGTTCAAGGGGCTGAACCAGACCAACATGAACGACTATTACGGGTTCGCCCTCTGGATCTGGGCCGACCTTGCCGTCATTGCCATCGGCGGCGGCGCTTTTTTCACCGGCCTGCTCAAGTATATTTTTAAAATTGACGAGCTGAAGAATATTATCAACTTTGCCGTAATCATCGGGTTTATCTGCTACTCTTCCGCCCTTTTGATTCTGGCCATTGATATCGGACAGCCCCTGCGCGGCTGGTTCATCTTCTGGCATGCCAACGTGCATTCCATGCTCACCGAGGTGGCCTATTGTCTCTCCTGCTATTTTGCGGTTCTGACAATCGAGTTCATTCCCAATATTCTGGAAAACCGCCAGCTCAATAAGGTGTCCTTTTTCCATCACCTGGCTCACAACATGCACGGTGTCATGGCCATCTTTGCCGCCACCGGCGCGTTTTTGAGCTTCTTCCACCAGGGTTCCCTTGGCGGTGTCGCCGGCGTTATGTTCGGCCGCCCCTTTGCCGTCCGCGAAAGCCTGCTGATCTGGCCCTGGACCTTTTTCCTTTTTACCTGGTCTGCTGCGGCCTTCGGCCCCTGCTTCACGCTTCTTGTGACCAAGATCACCGAAGCCATTACCGGGAAAAAACTGGTGGGAGACAAGACCGTCCACCTGCTGGCCAAAATTTCCGGCTGGATGATCACCACCTATATGGTTGCCAAGATTATTGATACCATTTACTGGGCAACGGTAACCGCACCTTCCCTGGGCTTTACCCTGGACCACTTTTACAGCAACAACGCCTTCTACGGCTACTGGATCCTCTTTGCCGAGCTCATCGTCTGCGGCCTGGTTCCCGGACTGATGCTGGTGGTCAAGAGTACCCGTGAAAACCCGAAGATGCGGCTCATCGCCATCATCCTGGGCGTCATCGGTGTCTGCCTGAACCGGTGGGTCATGGTTCTCCAGGTGTTTGCCGTACCTGTTATGTCCTTTGATAACTGGGCGCTGTACATCCCGTCCTGGCAGGAAGTGGCCACCACCGTTCTGCCCGTGGCTTACGGTATCATACTGATTGCCGTCTCTTACAGGTACCTGCCGGTATTCCCCCAGGAACTGGAACTCAACAAGCCTGCTGAAGCAGCGGCTGAATAA
- a CDS encoding 1-acyl-sn-glycerol-3-phosphate acyltransferase produces MSLLPPLDKLIAGIKNRLFGSPDSMAPSPHEYFTCFYPGNQSFVIRRLITRLTRKIPLDDHNLEKIKGIKPDSIVVFSCKNKRFFDFLFFHTRLKSLDLPYPELGFDLSFFPLLPVRRAWRIMTSHMAHFMRHFQIKDIYGTGYASQTLLDNRAGFLCLIEEEDFYRRFIKSTPDPLYHLIELQKQLDRSVVIVPEDIIYVTKPMHKNPGLADIIFGTHEKPGLIKRLFILLRHPEKIRVEVARPVDLKEFINRPEIQRLDSEFQTHRLRSHLVDILNRRRKSITGPILKSRQEITEDILTRKSLREFLADHAAKTNTPLRRVNKKAAGYINEIAANYSLRTINFLNWLLTWVFNNIFEGVSVNQDEINRMRETYTQAPLILLPCHKSHLDYLLLPYVMFRNNMPCPHIAAGKNLSFWPLGPIFRGGGAFFLRRTFKGADLYTRIFAAYLEKLLYEGFNIKIYIEGGRSRTGKLLTPKPGGLAMLIKAYLNGACEDLYFVPIYVGYDRVLEEDAYLKEIEGGKKSPETLKGLLNTRKFLKRKYGKVYLKFDEPLSMNRYLCEKNIDLKRATEKEYMDFVKGFGYKMINSINENTVATPHGIIASAILNCAANTFSKAQVLRRVHTYMNLLTFTGAYLSDTLIMDQDAAFDSVVDNFLSRNFIELADEDEEEIDDTTVLIVKHNKRAILDYYKNSVICFFVPAAYTAVAILETDRFKFVLSDLVLRYKFLQKMFTDEFSFDEEVTAEEQISRAVKCFINEGILVPDPKRADMLNLTSEGLRKLKWFAAFLIPFFESYNTCLLFLEKEKTDKYDVKERAKKILSFGGKLYKRNQVVRKESISLINYRNAANYFARNNINGSGDQIEIDKYKEIISRLSHLIAG; encoded by the coding sequence ATGAGCCTCTTGCCCCCTTTGGACAAACTGATCGCAGGAATTAAAAACAGATTATTCGGTTCCCCGGACAGCATGGCGCCATCCCCCCATGAATACTTTACCTGTTTTTACCCGGGCAACCAAAGCTTTGTCATACGCAGACTCATCACCCGCCTGACCCGGAAAATCCCCCTGGACGATCATAACCTTGAAAAAATAAAGGGAATCAAACCGGACAGCATTGTGGTATTCAGCTGTAAAAACAAGCGTTTTTTCGATTTTCTTTTTTTTCATACCCGGCTCAAGTCCCTGGACCTGCCCTATCCGGAACTGGGCTTTGATTTAAGCTTTTTCCCCCTGTTGCCGGTACGGCGGGCCTGGCGGATCATGACCTCCCACATGGCCCATTTCATGCGCCATTTCCAGATCAAGGACATATACGGCACCGGCTATGCCAGCCAGACCCTTCTTGACAACCGGGCCGGTTTCCTCTGCCTCATCGAAGAGGAGGATTTTTACCGCAGGTTCATCAAGTCCACCCCGGACCCCCTCTACCACCTCATCGAACTCCAGAAACAATTGGACCGGTCCGTGGTCATCGTACCCGAAGACATCATTTACGTCACCAAGCCCATGCACAAAAACCCGGGGCTGGCCGATATTATCTTCGGTACCCATGAAAAACCCGGGCTGATAAAGCGGCTGTTTATCCTACTGCGCCACCCCGAAAAAATCCGGGTGGAGGTGGCCCGCCCCGTGGACCTCAAGGAGTTTATCAACCGTCCGGAAATCCAGCGGCTGGATTCCGAGTTCCAGACCCACCGCCTGAGAAGCCACCTGGTGGATATTCTGAACCGGCGGCGCAAAAGCATCACCGGGCCGATCCTTAAATCACGCCAGGAAATCACAGAGGACATTCTTACCCGCAAATCTTTGAGGGAGTTTCTTGCCGATCATGCCGCAAAAACCAACACCCCGCTGCGCCGGGTCAACAAAAAAGCGGCCGGCTATATCAACGAAATTGCAGCCAATTACAGCCTGAGGACCATCAACTTCCTCAACTGGCTGCTCACCTGGGTGTTCAATAATATCTTCGAAGGGGTATCGGTGAACCAGGATGAAATCAACCGGATGCGGGAAACCTATACCCAGGCCCCCCTCATCCTTCTCCCCTGCCATAAGAGCCACCTGGATTACCTGTTGCTTCCCTATGTGATGTTCAGAAACAACATGCCCTGCCCCCACATTGCGGCCGGCAAAAACCTTTCCTTCTGGCCGCTGGGGCCCATCTTCAGGGGGGGCGGCGCCTTTTTCCTGCGGCGGACATTCAAGGGGGCTGACCTCTACACCAGGATATTTGCCGCCTATCTGGAAAAACTGCTGTATGAAGGGTTCAATATCAAGATTTATATCGAGGGGGGCCGCAGCCGGACCGGCAAGCTGCTGACACCCAAGCCCGGGGGGCTTGCCATGCTCATCAAAGCCTACCTGAACGGGGCCTGCGAAGATTTGTATTTTGTACCGATTTACGTCGGATATGACCGGGTGCTGGAAGAGGACGCCTACCTCAAGGAAATCGAAGGGGGCAAAAAAAGCCCGGAAACCCTCAAGGGCCTGCTGAATACCAGAAAATTCCTCAAACGCAAATACGGAAAGGTGTATTTGAAATTTGACGAGCCCTTGTCCATGAACCGCTATCTTTGTGAAAAAAATATAGACCTGAAACGGGCCACGGAAAAGGAATATATGGATTTCGTCAAGGGCTTCGGCTACAAGATGATCAATTCCATCAATGAAAATACCGTGGCCACCCCCCACGGTATCATTGCCTCAGCCATCCTCAACTGCGCCGCCAACACCTTTTCAAAGGCACAGGTGCTGCGCCGGGTCCACACATACATGAACCTGCTGACCTTCACCGGCGCCTATCTATCCGACACCCTGATCATGGACCAGGACGCCGCCTTTGATTCCGTGGTTGACAACTTTTTATCCCGGAACTTCATCGAGCTTGCCGACGAGGATGAAGAGGAGATTGATGACACCACCGTATTGATTGTAAAGCACAACAAGCGGGCCATCCTGGATTATTATAAGAATTCGGTGATCTGCTTTTTTGTACCGGCCGCCTATACGGCCGTGGCCATCCTGGAAACGGACCGGTTTAAATTTGTTCTATCGGACCTGGTGCTCAGATACAAATTCCTCCAGAAGATGTTCACGGACGAGTTCTCCTTTGACGAAGAGGTCACCGCCGAAGAGCAGATTTCCCGTGCGGTAAAATGCTTTATCAACGAAGGCATCCTGGTGCCCGACCCCAAACGGGCGGATATGCTCAACCTGACCTCGGAAGGCCTGCGTAAGCTCAAATGGTTTGCCGCCTTCCTCATCCCCTTTTTCGAATCCTATAATACCTGCCTGCTTTTCCTGGAAAAGGAAAAGACAGACAAGTACGACGTCAAGGAGCGGGCCAAGAAAATCCTCTCCTTCGGCGGCAAATTATACAAACGGAACCAGGTGGTGCGCAAGGAGTCCATCTCTCTGATCAATTACAGGAATGCGGCCAATTATTTCGCCAGAAACAATATCAACGGATCGGGGGACCAGATCGAAATAGACAAGTACAAGGAAATCATCAGCCGCCTCTCCCATCTTATTGCAGGTTAG
- a CDS encoding phosphotransferase has translation MKALILAAGFGTRLLPHTRILPKPLFTINNRPVLDMAVDRLLDCGCEEIFINTHHLWDQIHDFIQSHPRGHCLKAVHEPEILDTGGAMANLKNDLADDDFLVVNADIVCDFDLKSLAAAHRSSDALATLLVHDCPRFNKLAFEPDSGSRKSNLGKILHFEAPPETGLAFTGIQALSPEIFDHMPGENAFSSIALYKTLCATGSIRALKAEKLFWEDMGTPGAYMETSRLFLAGQILGLPPARFNEIKIEPIAGDGSDRKWFRASHCAETLVICDHGICLEDSREPGSPLSTQPGRLSQLRSYTSIGRHLNGKGICVPRILGHDTISGQVALADLGSTHLADLADPGQREKTTTLYRQVIDSLVRFSQEGLREFDPAWTCQTRSYSKDLILEMECRYFMDAFVKHYLEHPAPWEEFKPVFSHIADRALAHGYAGLMHRDFQSRNIMIHQGDVWFIDFQSARKGPIQYDLASLLIDPYVKLPPDMQEELLDHAMARLDLADPAEKNRFKESYSYCCITRNLQMLGAFGFLTRIKKKQKFEAYIPHALAALKQRLNKMENSILAPLAGFINGL, from the coding sequence ATGAAGGCGCTGATTCTGGCGGCAGGCTTCGGCACCCGGCTGCTCCCCCATACCCGGATTCTGCCCAAACCCCTGTTCACCATTAACAACCGCCCGGTACTGGACATGGCCGTCGACAGGCTTCTGGACTGCGGGTGTGAAGAAATATTCATCAACACCCACCACCTCTGGGACCAGATCCATGATTTCATCCAAAGCCACCCCAGGGGTCACTGCCTCAAAGCGGTCCATGAACCTGAGATTCTGGATACAGGCGGCGCCATGGCCAATCTTAAAAACGACCTTGCCGATGACGATTTTCTGGTGGTCAACGCGGATATTGTCTGCGATTTCGACCTGAAATCACTGGCAGCGGCCCACCGGTCCTCGGATGCCCTGGCCACCCTCCTGGTCCATGATTGCCCCCGGTTCAACAAGCTGGCATTTGAACCGGATTCGGGCAGCCGGAAAAGCAACCTGGGAAAAATTCTTCATTTTGAGGCGCCGCCGGAAACGGGGCTTGCCTTCACCGGCATCCAGGCCCTGTCACCTGAAATTTTCGACCATATGCCCGGGGAAAATGCTTTTTCAAGCATCGCGCTGTATAAAACCCTCTGTGCCACAGGCAGCATCCGCGCCCTTAAGGCGGAAAAACTCTTCTGGGAGGACATGGGCACCCCGGGGGCATACATGGAGACCTCACGGCTGTTTCTGGCCGGGCAGATCTTGGGCCTGCCCCCCGCCCGGTTCAATGAAATCAAAATTGAACCCATTGCCGGTGACGGCTCGGACCGGAAGTGGTTCAGGGCCTCCCATTGTGCCGAAACCCTTGTGATCTGTGATCACGGCATCTGCTTAGAGGATTCCCGGGAGCCTGGATCCCCCCTGTCCACCCAGCCCGGACGCCTCTCCCAGCTCAGGTCATACACATCCATCGGCCGCCACCTCAACGGTAAAGGGATCTGTGTCCCCCGGATACTGGGCCACGATACCATCTCAGGGCAGGTGGCCCTGGCCGACCTGGGCAGCACCCATCTGGCGGATCTGGCAGATCCCGGCCAAAGGGAAAAAACCACCACCCTTTACCGGCAGGTCATCGACAGCCTGGTCCGGTTTTCCCAGGAAGGCCTGAGGGAGTTTGACCCGGCCTGGACCTGCCAGACCCGGTCCTATTCAAAGGATCTGATCCTGGAAATGGAATGCCGGTATTTTATGGACGCTTTTGTAAAGCACTACCTGGAACACCCCGCCCCTTGGGAAGAATTCAAACCGGTTTTCAGCCATATTGCCGATAGGGCCCTGGCCCATGGATATGCAGGCCTCATGCACCGGGATTTCCAGTCCAGAAACATCATGATCCACCAGGGGGATGTATGGTTCATCGATTTTCAGTCCGCCCGCAAAGGGCCCATTCAATACGATCTGGCTTCACTTTTGATCGACCCCTATGTTAAACTGCCCCCTGATATGCAGGAAGAACTGCTGGATCATGCCATGGCACGCCTGGATCTTGCCGATCCCGCAGAAAAAAACCGATTCAAAGAGAGTTATTCATATTGTTGTATCACCCGGAACCTGCAGATGCTGGGGGCCTTCGGATTCCTGACCCGGATAAAGAAAAAACAGAAGTTTGAAGCCTATATCCCCCACGCCCTGGCCGCTTTAAAACAGCGGCTGAACAAAATGGAAAACAGCATTCTGGCCCCTCTGGCCGGATTTATCAATGGATTATAA
- a CDS encoding Hsp20/alpha crystallin family protein, protein MRLVRYNPFNEMTLFKNAFDDFFNDAAPKAAPQCFSPAVDIINRENRVELNVELPGMKKENISVNIEDKVLTISGERKFEEEEKKDNYYRRERRYGSFKRAFTLSDDIITDDVTAEYMDGVLKVILKKDTAKEETKQITVN, encoded by the coding sequence ATGAGACTTGTCAGATATAACCCTTTCAATGAAATGACCCTGTTTAAAAATGCCTTTGACGACTTTTTCAACGACGCCGCCCCCAAGGCGGCCCCCCAGTGTTTCTCTCCCGCAGTGGACATTATCAACAGGGAAAACAGGGTGGAACTGAATGTGGAACTGCCCGGCATGAAAAAGGAGAATATCTCCGTCAACATTGAAGACAAGGTCCTGACCATTTCCGGAGAACGGAAATTTGAAGAGGAAGAAAAGAAAGACAACTACTACAGGCGGGAAAGAAGATACGGCAGCTTTAAACGGGCCTTTACCCTCTCGGACGACATCATCACCGACGATGTGACTGCAGAATACATGGACGGGGTCCTCAAAGTTATCCTGAAAAAAGATACCGCTAAAGAAGAAACTAAACAGATTACTGTAAACTAA
- a CDS encoding reverse transcriptase-like protein, producing MTEPPPSRDKPEDIQWKRMSFKGNKVWAPFDGRGNPMAENGKVPIKYNLNQDYEYRIKLENLKPEDLAVPAGTRQKKKAQNPEQDLPPNCIRIYTDGASSGDPGPSGIGILMLYRDNRKEISEFIGTATNDLAELKAIHRGLIALKRRDLPVRIFTGSSHAADQLKKKGRPDTHRDLILAIRSLMTRFRDIGIIKVKDHAGIKGNEVADFLAACAIKNADIKKGQSPEE from the coding sequence ATGACTGAGCCACCCCCCAGCAGGGATAAGCCCGAAGATATCCAATGGAAACGGATGTCCTTCAAGGGGAATAAAGTATGGGCCCCCTTTGACGGCCGGGGCAATCCCATGGCGGAAAACGGCAAAGTCCCCATCAAGTACAACCTGAATCAGGATTATGAATACCGGATTAAACTGGAGAATCTCAAACCCGAAGACCTGGCCGTGCCGGCAGGAACCAGACAGAAGAAAAAGGCCCAAAACCCGGAGCAGGACCTGCCGCCCAACTGCATACGCATCTATACGGACGGCGCCTCTTCAGGCGATCCCGGACCGTCGGGCATCGGCATCCTCATGCTTTACAGGGACAACAGAAAAGAGATTTCTGAATTCATCGGCACCGCCACCAATGACCTTGCCGAACTTAAAGCGATCCACCGGGGGCTCATTGCCCTGAAACGGCGGGACCTGCCCGTGAGGATATTCACGGGTTCATCCCATGCGGCGGATCAATTGAAAAAAAAGGGGCGGCCCGATACCCACCGGGATCTGATCCTTGCCATTCGGTCGCTCATGACCAGATTCAGGGATATCGGCATCATCAAAGTAAAAGACCACGCCGGCATAAAGGGAAATGAAGTGGCTGATTTTTTAGCCGCCTGCGCCATCAAAAACGCAGACATAAAAAAAGGGCAGTCCCCAGAAGAATAG
- a CDS encoding DnaJ domain-containing protein: protein MSGFMKLVLILFGLAYLISPVDLIPDLLLPWLGWIDDGVILWSVYYLIRYGELPWFIFRKKAGGRFPGRPTRPGRKAASDSGNRSKGPGSQPGSGTGNQKAAGGPGSTAGQTGRPPSGKRPGKKSPHEILGVPPDASRREIQQAYKEKIKQYHPDKLSHLGKEFADLANEKFLEIQAAYETLIK, encoded by the coding sequence ATGAGCGGTTTCATGAAGCTGGTGCTGATCCTTTTCGGACTGGCCTATCTCATATCTCCGGTGGACCTGATCCCGGACCTGCTCCTGCCCTGGCTGGGATGGATCGACGACGGGGTCATCCTCTGGTCTGTCTATTATCTGATACGGTACGGAGAACTGCCCTGGTTTATATTCAGAAAAAAGGCCGGGGGCCGCTTTCCCGGCCGCCCGACCCGGCCGGGCAGAAAGGCGGCATCAGATTCCGGCAACCGCAGCAAGGGACCGGGCTCCCAGCCCGGTTCCGGCACAGGAAACCAGAAGGCCGCAGGGGGCCCAGGGTCAACCGCCGGCCAAACCGGCCGGCCCCCATCCGGGAAAAGGCCGGGAAAAAAATCCCCCCATGAGATACTTGGGGTCCCACCGGATGCGTCCCGCCGGGAAATCCAGCAGGCGTATAAAGAAAAGATCAAACAATACCACCCGGACAAACTCTCCCACCTGGGCAAGGAATTTGCCGACCTGGCCAACGAAAAATTTCTGGAAATCCAGGCCGCCTATGAAACATTGATCAAATAG